A single Triticum dicoccoides isolate Atlit2015 ecotype Zavitan chromosome 2A, WEW_v2.0, whole genome shotgun sequence DNA region contains:
- the LOC119359060 gene encoding GDSL esterase/lipase At1g28600-like, with translation MRTPHAAFLFLFVLACLRGAYSGGGRSRFTSIISFGDFYADTGNLVMWPEPFFPGPLPFENLPYGQTFFGHPSGRATDGRLVLDFIAEALGLPFVPPYLAKGSNFSAGVNFAVAGAPALNLTYLQGQNMTVNPPINSSLHDQLEWFQKLKPSLCKGQDTDCFARSLFVMGEFGSNDYRNILMSNRTVEQTLVYVPQIVDGISRGVERLIQQGAKYIVVADVFPTGCIPPILTMLASPNKVEYDRHGCLKSGNRLGRYQNSLLRQRIKLLRHKYPHTKIIAAEYYRPVLAFLDMPAHFGLNSSTTLLTCCGAGGPPYNYDFNAGCGLPSVKACIDPSQALQWDGFHLTESAYRAIADGWLHGPYADPPIVHVARP, from the exons ATGAGAACACCTCATGCAgcgttcctcttcctcttcgtcctggCTTGCCTCCGCGGTGCCTACTCCGGTGGCGGCCGAAGCCGCTTCACCTCCATAATCAGCTTCGGCGACTTCTACGCCGACACGGGTAACTTGGTCATGTGGCCTGAGCCCTTCTTTCCCGGTCCTCTACCATTCGAGAACCTCCCCTACGGCCAGACCTTCTTCGGCCACCCCAGCGGACGTGCCACCGACGGCCGCCTTGTGCTGGACTTCATCG CCGAGGCTTTGGGCCTGCCTTTCGTGCCGCCGTACCTCGCCAAGGGGAGCAACTTCTCCGCCGGAGTCAACTTCGCTGTGGCAGGAGCGCCGGCTCTGAACCTGACATACCTGCAGGGGCAAAATATGACCGTGAACCCACCGATCAACAGCTCCCTCCACGATCAGCTCGAGTGGTTCCAGAAACTCAAGCCTTCGCTCTGCAAGG GACAAGATACGGATTGCTTCGCGAGATCCCTATTTGTCATGGGAGAGTTTGGATCAAATGACTACAGGAATATCCTTATGTCGAACAGGACTGTTGAACAAACCTTAGTTTATGTTCCTCAAATTGTTGACGGCATCTCCAGAGGCGTAGAG AGACTGATCCAACAAGGTGCCAAATACATCGTTGTGGCAGACGTCTTCCCGACTGGCTGCATACCGCCAATTCTCACAATGCTCGCTAGCCCAAACAAGGTGGAGTACGATCGGCATGGATGCCTGAAGAGTGGGAACAGGCTGGGGCGCTACCAGAACTCTCTCCTCCGCCAACGGATCAAGTTGCTCCGGCACAAGTACCCACATACGAAGATCATCGCCGCTGAGTACTACCGACCTGTCCTAGCTTTTCTAGATATGCCGGCGCATTTTG GACTGAACAGCAGCACAACCCTCCTCACCTGTTGTGGTGCGGGAGGCCCTCCTTATAACTACGACTTCAACGCAGGGTGTGGCCTGCCGAGTGTGAAGGCGTGCATAGATCCATCTCAGGCGCTTCAGTGGGATGGCTTCCACCTGACGGAGTCCGCCTACAGGGCCATTGCTGATGGGTGGCTCCATGGCCCCTACGCGGATCCACCGATAGTGCACGTTGCACGTCCATAA
- the LOC119357677 gene encoding GDSL esterase/lipase At1g28600-like — protein MQRLIQLGAKYIVVADVFPTGCIPPILTMLASPNKVKYDRRGCLKSGNRMGHSQNSLLRQWIKVLWHKYPHMKIIAAEYYRPILAFLDMPGKFGLNSSTTLLICYGAGGPPHNYDFNAGCGMPGVKACADSSQTLQWDGFHLTESAYRAIANGWLHGPYADPPIMHVVG, from the exons ATGCAGAGACTGATCCAGCTAGGCGCCAAGTACATCGTTGTGGCAGATGTCTTCCCGACTGGCTGCATACCACCAATTCTCACAATGCTTGCTAGCCCAAACAAGGTGAAGTATGATCGACGTGGATGCCTGAAGAGTGGGAACAGGATGGGGCACTCCCAGAACTCTCTCCTCCGCCAGTGGATCAAGGTGCTCTGGCACAAGTACCCACATATGAAGATCATTGCCGCCGAGTACTACCGACCCATCCTAGCTTTTCTAGATATGCCGGGGAAATTTG GATTGAACAGCAGCACAACCCTCCTCATCTGTTATGGTGCAGGAGGCCCTCCTCATAACTATGACTTCAACGCAGGGTGCGGCATGCCGGGTGTGAAGGCGTGTGCAGATTCATCTCAGACGCTTCAGTGGGATGGTTTCCACCTGACGGAGTCCGCCTATAGGGCCATCGCCAATGGATGGCTCCATGGCCCCTACGCGGATCCACCAATAATGCACGTTGTAGGCTAG